In Triplophysa rosa linkage group LG7, Trosa_1v2, whole genome shotgun sequence, the following proteins share a genomic window:
- the LOC130557391 gene encoding heme oxygenase-like produces the protein METSKNIQTEQITDSDLSEQIKAVTKDSHMRAENTELMLSYQRGHVSLTQYQMLLCSLYKIYEALEEALDRNATHDAVAPIYFPQELARLQSIGKDLEHFYGRSWKEKITVPAATMRYVQRLRQVGSDHPEYLVAHAYTRYLGDLSGGQVLGRITQKSLGLKNGEGLSFFSFPAVSSPTLFKQLYRSRMNSLELTEEQRGGVLEEAVTAFQLNIQVFNELQNSVCETDNQNNLRLRRTLHKDNTTAADVALSESSVSSLMPQFVRTLLGLFVVLAVGMVCLLNTCTIKQ, from the exons ATGGAGACAAGCAAGAACATCCAGACAGAGCAGATCACAGACAG TGATCTGTCAGAGCAGATTAAAGCCGTGACTAAAGACAGTCACATGAGAGCAGAGAACACAGAACTGATGCTGAGCTATCAGAGAGGACACGTGTCCCTCACACAATATCAG ATGCTTCTGTGTTCTCTCTATAAGATCTACGAGGCGTTAGAGGAGGCTCTGGACAGGAACGCCACGCATGACGCCGTGGCGCCCATATACTTCCCACAGGAGCTGGCACGACTGCAGTCCATCGGGAAAGATCTGGAGCATTTCTACGGCCGAAGCTGGAAAGAGAAGATCACGGTCCCGGCCGCCACGATGAGATACGTGCAGAGACTGAGACAG GTGGGCAGTGATCACCCTGAATATCTGGTAGCACACGCTTACACGCGCTACCTGGGCGACCTGTCGGGCGGTCAGGTGCTGGGCCGCATTACCCAGAAGTCTTTAGGGCTGAAGAACGGCGAGGGCTTGTCGTTTTTCTCCTTCCCCGCCGTCAGCAGCCCGACGCTCTTtaagcagctgtacaggagcCGGATGAACAGTCTGGAGCTGACGGAGGAGCAGAGAGGAGGAGTTCTGGAGGAGGCCGTCACTGCCTTTCAGCTCAACATACAG GTTTTCAATGAGCTGCAGAACTCTGTGTGTGAGACAGACAACCAAAACAACCTGAGACTGAGACGCACACTACACAAAGACAACACAACAGCTGcag atgttGCGTTGTCTGAATCGAGCGTATCGTCTCTGATGCCGCAGTTTGTGCGGACGCTGCTGGGTTTGTTTGTGGTTCTGGCTGTTGGGATGGTTTGTCTTCTAAACACGTGTACAATAAAgcagtaa